In Oceanidesulfovibrio indonesiensis, one DNA window encodes the following:
- a CDS encoding transposase, which produces MAKRRRFSPEFKAKVALETLAGEMTLAELSSKYDVHPNMIAAWKRQAIEGMADTFGKGKAKAKDSESEIKELHAK; this is translated from the coding sequence ATGGCCAAGAGAAGACGTTTTTCCCCCGAATTCAAAGCCAAAGTGGCTCTTGAAACGTTGGCCGGCGAGATGACGCTGGCCGAACTGTCCAGCAAGTACGATGTGCATCCGAACATGATCGCCGCCTGGAAGCGGCAGGCGATCGAGGGCATGGCCGATACTTTCGGTAAGGGCAAGGCAAAGGCCAAGGACAGTGAATCAGAGATCAAGGAACTGCACGCGAAG
- a CDS encoding phage tail-collar fiber domain-containing protein yields MADFQGMVITQQGLQLLAKAQTGVTLEITRAAVGSGEWPDGQDPEAMADLVHEEMSLAIQGMEVQSGGVTRLTVLLTNSGLQQGFFIRELGVYANDPQAGEILYTVAYAGDKYDYVPAAGTPFEKVFDIYIVTANASEVTAQIDPSVMLALKSDFDAHNADPEAHPPLRQACIDTVAAHNEDPDAHQALMESRELTTNTTIYVSLNGDDLHGDGSEQNPFRTHHRAIVHLSRYRVLRAGVATISTPEGGVFEYDQALYVHHPDYIVINLHGSGAGDGSGGTTCLRFTGCNGLEAFSPLYIQGMRIESDAPDYTGLICNRGDFVLGDRYDPARIVEIVGWKVGVSAQNKGGHLAVNGVQVLDFDQIGIRALYGSSVIVRGAPGAVLIDADTVGGTTPEGTIGLLATHLGQMFREHTVTIQHCELPISADAGSQII; encoded by the coding sequence ATGGCGGATTTTCAGGGGATGGTCATCACCCAGCAGGGGTTGCAGCTGCTGGCCAAAGCGCAAACCGGCGTAACGCTGGAGATTACACGCGCCGCAGTAGGATCCGGAGAGTGGCCGGACGGGCAGGATCCGGAGGCGATGGCGGATCTGGTCCACGAGGAAATGAGCCTGGCCATACAGGGGATGGAGGTGCAGTCCGGCGGTGTGACCAGGCTGACGGTGCTGCTCACGAACTCCGGCCTCCAGCAGGGGTTTTTCATTCGCGAGCTGGGCGTCTACGCCAATGACCCACAGGCCGGCGAAATCCTCTACACGGTCGCGTACGCCGGGGACAAGTACGACTATGTGCCCGCAGCGGGAACGCCGTTTGAAAAGGTCTTCGACATCTACATCGTCACGGCCAACGCCTCCGAGGTCACGGCGCAGATCGACCCGAGCGTGATGCTGGCTCTCAAGTCCGACTTCGACGCACATAATGCAGACCCGGAGGCCCACCCACCGCTCCGGCAGGCTTGTATCGATACGGTGGCCGCCCACAACGAGGACCCGGACGCCCATCAGGCGCTCATGGAAAGCCGTGAGCTCACCACCAACACCACCATCTACGTGTCCCTGAATGGCGATGATCTGCATGGCGACGGCTCCGAGCAGAACCCATTCCGCACGCACCATCGCGCGATCGTGCATTTGTCGCGATATCGCGTGCTTCGGGCCGGGGTGGCGACCATCAGCACGCCGGAAGGCGGGGTGTTTGAGTATGACCAGGCGCTGTATGTGCACCATCCCGATTATATTGTGATTAATCTGCACGGCTCCGGGGCGGGGGACGGCTCCGGCGGAACCACCTGCCTGCGGTTCACGGGATGCAACGGGCTGGAAGCGTTCTCGCCGTTGTACATCCAGGGGATGCGCATCGAATCCGATGCGCCCGACTACACGGGTCTGATCTGCAACCGCGGCGACTTCGTGCTGGGAGATCGCTACGATCCCGCGCGGATTGTCGAGATCGTGGGTTGGAAGGTCGGCGTCAGCGCTCAGAACAAGGGGGGCCATTTAGCAGTGAACGGCGTTCAGGTGCTGGATTTCGACCAGATTGGAATACGGGCGCTGTACGGGAGCTCGGTGATCGTGAGGGGCGCTCCCGGCGCCGTGTTGATCGACGCGGATACCGTCGGCGGGACCACGCCTGAAGGGACCATTGGTTTGTTGGCCACCCATCTGGGCCAGATGTTTCGCGAACACACTGTGACGATACAGCATTGCGAGCTCCCGATTTCGGCTGATGCGGGATCGCAGATCATCTAA
- a CDS encoding DNA adenine methylase: MKSPLAGWMGGKSRLCKEIVSRFPDHTCYCEPFCGGAWTLFRKEPSKVEVLNDINEDVVNLFRVLQNHPEEFLRHFKYVLCSRAEFERETRLPAELLTDIQRAARFYYVQKMCFGGRITSPSFGASAMQPPRLNLLRMEEELSAAHLRLARVLVERLPFDEVIRKYDRPGTVFYVDPPYVGTENVYGKGLFSKDDHARLAEVLKSIQGRFILSQADTPLIRELYNGLPIEPVTVRYSCGKENGTKAKEVLVGNFDPCRSLVLN; encoded by the coding sequence GTGAAATCGCCACTTGCTGGCTGGATGGGCGGAAAAAGCCGCCTGTGTAAAGAGATCGTTTCCCGGTTCCCGGATCACACCTGCTACTGCGAACCCTTCTGCGGCGGCGCATGGACGCTGTTCCGCAAAGAACCCTCAAAAGTCGAGGTGCTCAACGACATCAACGAAGACGTCGTGAACCTGTTTCGCGTGTTGCAGAATCATCCCGAAGAGTTTTTGCGCCACTTCAAATACGTGCTCTGCAGCCGTGCGGAGTTCGAGCGCGAAACCAGGCTGCCCGCCGAACTGCTCACGGACATCCAGAGGGCGGCGCGTTTCTACTACGTGCAGAAGATGTGCTTCGGCGGCCGGATCACGAGCCCGAGCTTCGGCGCGTCGGCCATGCAGCCGCCGCGGCTCAACCTGCTGCGCATGGAGGAAGAGCTCTCCGCCGCGCACCTGCGACTGGCCAGGGTGCTGGTCGAGAGGCTGCCGTTCGACGAGGTGATACGCAAGTACGACCGGCCCGGGACCGTGTTCTACGTGGACCCGCCCTACGTGGGTACGGAGAACGTCTACGGCAAGGGCCTGTTCTCCAAAGACGATCACGCCAGGCTTGCGGAGGTCCTGAAGTCAATTCAGGGCCGCTTCATCCTGAGCCAGGCCGATACGCCCCTGATCCGCGAGCTGTACAATGGGCTACCGATCGAGCCGGTGACCGTGCGCTATTCGTGCGGCAAGGAGAATGGAACGAAGGCCAAGGAGGTCTTGGTGGGGAATTTCGATCCGTGCCGGTCCTTGGTTCTCAACTAG